The genomic window AGATATTCTGTGGACTTATAGAGAAATACAGCGTTTTCAAACTCGGGGTTAGCGACGTATTTAAGAAGAGCTTGAGAGCCGAAAAGGCTGGGTTTAAGAGGTTTAAACCTCTCAGCCGCTCTATAAGGTTTCATGACGATGCGTTATATTGCGTAGCAGATGTCGACGGCTGTGAAAAAGCCGTCTGCGTGGTTAAAACTCCCGACAAGGCTCCTGGGGTTTTCCGGGAAGAATCTCCTATCCGATTTGGCGTCTACCTCGTCTACATGGCCGACTTCAACGTAGAGAACCTGAGAAAGCTCGTAGCCGAGAAGCCTGAACTCGGTCCGAGAAGCCTCAAAAAGAGTCCTAGACTAGGCTTAGGTGTCCGGATGCTGTTCACCCTCCCACTTCTAATAGATGCGCTTAAGGAGCTGGATGTCCTGTCAGACTTCCAGCTTTCGGCAGGTAGGGAGTTCTCTCTTAAAGAGGTCGTGGATGCGAAGCCGGGGCTGTATCCGGAATGGCTAGGTCACACGGGTCTAGACGCCGAATGTCTTTACAATACCATCGCGATGGAGTGTTTTAAGGGAGGACTTGAAGCCTACGGTACCGAGATAGACCATCTTATAATCACGCGACAGACGGCTAGGGCGTTAACGAGAATCCTAACCCACGGCGAAGGGTCGACTGAAGAGGGGCTAGAGAGCTTGGAGAGCTCTATGAACTATAACCGTAGGATAATCGACGAAGCATCTGCGACCGGCTTTGTAAAGGGTATAACGGTCGATGCATCGGACTTGATCAGGTATGAATTTATGGATCCCGACAGATGGTCTGGTGAGATGGTTAGACGGAGGTTTATGGAGGAGTTCGACGGGGAGGCTGAGCAGGTCCTCGACACGGTTAAACCAGGTCATACGTATAAGATAGGAAGCTACAAGCTCGTCTTTACAGAAGAAGAGGTTATGAGAATAGCCTTGAAGTACAGGCTATGCCTCTTGAAGATCAAAGAGCTGTACGAATACTTCAAGTCAAAGGTCGGTGAAGACTTCACTTACGAGCTGTCTCTCGACGAGACCCCTGAGCTCACGGAGCCTAAGGAGCTCTTCTATTGTCTCTCAGAATGCTCTAGGATGGGTATGCCGGTCGACCTAGTGGCCCCGAACGTAGGCTTCTTCAAGAGGGAGGACTATCCAGGCCGGCTCGACGAGCTTGAAGAGAGGGTTAGGGTCTTATACGAGATAGCCGAGCGTTTCGATGCGGTCCTAGACTTCCACTCTGGTAGCGATAAACGGGCTGAAGTATACCGGGCGGTCTCTAGGGCCTGTGGGGGCAGGCTTAAGCTGAAGATGTCTACGATATATCAGCTTAAGTATTTCGAAACCCTGGCCGAGTTTCCCGAGGGAAGCGAGGAGAGACTGCTTTTCGAGGAGATATGGGATTACACGTTAGCCTATGTGAAAAGGAGAGCGTCGGAAGGCGACGAGGTGGCTAAGAGACAGCTTGAAGAGGTCTTGAAACGCATGGGCAAACCTGGTTTTGTCAAAAGGCCTGACGACGACTTCTTCCGCTACTACTCGTTTATAGTGGTTAACGCCAAGAAGCCTAGCGGGGAGAGGATCTTCAAGGAACGGCTCTACAAGCTAGCGTCGAAGAGGGAGGTTCGCGAGAGATACCGTAGGAAGGTCTTCGAGGTCACCAAGATGGTCGCGGAGGCTTTAGGCCTTCTTGGAAGCCGTTCAGGATACCTGGCCTCTAAGTCGGCCCGAAACCGTTAAACCAATCTAGGCGATATCATCTATTGCCGCTTTCACCCGGTTTAGGCCGGTGGTTTAGATTGGTCGTATATGAGGCGCCGAGCTGGGACCAGATCTATGAGATGTGCCTTGACTTAGCGTCTACGATAAGGGCTTCAGGGTTTAAGCCAGATATCATAATCGGGATCGCTAGAGGAGGGTGGATACCTGCAAGGCTTCTCTCCGACCTGCTCGATAACCCGAATGTAGCGAATATAAAGGTCGAATTCTACGTCGACATACAGAAGACCAGGGATGAGCCTGTTATAACCCAGGACGTGCAGGTCAGCGTGGAAGGTAAGCGCGTGTTAGTAGTCGACGACGTTGCGGACACCGGTAAAAGTCTAACACTTGTCAAAAAACATCTTATTGAACTCGGCGCGTCAGACGTTAAAATAGCCTGTCTCTACTACAAACCATGGTCTATCCTGAAGCCCGACTTCTACGTCAGGGAGACGGAGGCTTGGATAATATTCCCGCATGAGATTAAGGAGGCCGCTACGAAGATATGGGCTAAGGTTAAGGGTAGAGGCGGAAGGTTAGACGATGTCGAGAAGATCCTAGTGGAAGCCGGGGTTAAACCGGCCATAGCTAGGAAGATCGTTAAGGAGTTCATCGGCTATGATAATCCATCTTAAGGGGTACCGTCTATACCTTGGGGTTCTGGCTCTTAAAGAAATCCAAATAGACGATGTTAAAGCCTTTCTACGTTCTCTCTCGGAAAACCTCGGCGGCATAAAGTTTCAGGTTTTAAACCTCCAACGCATAGCCGGTTTAATGCATATACTCACCTCGACGTTGGTCGCTTTAGAAGCGTTTAAACACGGTTTGAACATAGCCAATACGTTGCCTATGGAGGTTTTAGTCCGAGCGTCTGCTCAGCGTCAGATAAGTAGAGCGTTAAAGCTACTCGGGGTTAAAAAAGGCCGTCAGAACCTGGTCTTAGTCTTGATAGATAAAGACCGTAGCCGGGTTGAAGAGGCCGTTGCAAGGCTTAGCAAGATGTATAGTGGTTATGTAGACGAGAAGGTTCTCGAAGCCGATAGGTCCAGTTGTATAATGGAGGCTTATGGGCTTTCTGAGGAGGAGGTTAAGACCGAAGAGGCGTATACGAGAGGCTTATGGGATGCGGTTAAAAACCTCATAGCCGAAAGAGTGGTCTTGACACTGATCGCCTAACCTTCAGGTTATAACTGATGATGTGCTACATTCTTCCTATAGCCCGCAGACCATTCTTTTTCACATAGTCTTCCATCCACTTCATCACTATGAAGGCTAAGAGCGATATGGCTAGGCAAAGGGTTGACGATATGGATATTAATGCGTCCAGCGGTAGCCAAGATTTCAGACCGACCGTGCCTAGCCTTATAAGCTCGGCGGGGTAGCTAAACGGTATGAAAACGGCTATGGACCTGAGGTAGTCGGGTAGGTTTGAGATGGGTGCCGTAAGTCCTCCTACGATCAAGAGGGTGAAGTTCAGAATTTCTACGAACATCCCCGGGACACCTATTCTGAATGAGAGAGCTGCTAAGATCAGGCCGATGGATGTGGACATAGCTATCAGGAAGAGGATGCCTAACGTCAGTACGATGGGTTCCACGGCTACGGCGATAGGTATGGGGCTTAAAGCCTCTATGATGAAGTATGTGAAAGCCACCGCAAGCAGCGACATAGACAAGCCTGTGATGGGTCTACAGAGAAGCACTAGAAAGGGTGAGGTGTCTGCTAGCATGTGTTCTTCGACGAAACCTTGGGAGAGATAGAACCGGGTCCAGCCGCTTATCAGGTTCACTATGTTCGAGATTATGTTCCACATGACTATACCCCAGAACACCGCCGGTATGGTCTCCGCGATCGTTCGGCTAGGTGTAAACATTAAGGCACCCAGTAGGAATAGGAGGATCCAGAGGGTCGTGGATAGGGCGCTGTTTATGAGAGACACCCTATATCTCCAAAGCCTGAGCAAGTGAAGCCATAAAATAGCCTTTAACCTGTAGAAACTCAACTATATGACCCCCTTTCTCTTGACAGCCTTCTCGACTTTATCGGCTACCAAAGAGGCCATGAGGTTATAGCCGAACGTTAAAGCCGTGAGTATATAGACTGGTGTTAGCAATAGATGCGCTTCGGGTGTTAGATACGTCGATATGAACTTTGCAACCTCGACTACATAGGTCGTCGGTAGAGCCAGCCCGATCAACCGCAGAACCTCAGGTAAGATCTCTAACGGATAATAGATCCCCGAGACTAACAGGACCAATGGGGCTATGACCTCTGCGATGTTACTCTCTTCCTTGAGAAACAAGAGTATAGAGCCTATCAGGACTGAGAAGCCTACAAGCGGCATCATGCCGAAAAGTACGATAGCTAAAACTGCTAAAACCTTCAACCCACCGGCTAAGCCCTCTAGGTAGAGTGCGGCGGGAGCTATGGACATAACGGTTATCGTGGGTGTTATAATAGCGTCTGGTAGCCCTGAGGCTATGAGTATCACGCTGGTTCTGACAGGCGACAAAAGTATGTAGGGTAGGGTTCCCAGCCACCTATTCTCCAGGGCGAACCGGGTTACGGAGAACACTATGAGTAAACTGGACATGGCTATTACGGTCGACGATAAAAGGAAAAACATGGGGTCAGAAACCCCGATTCTCTCGGCGTAGTTTTCTATAGACCCTGATAGAGAGCCTAGTCCCACTAGAAACCCGACCATCAGATAAGGCCATACAAAGCTCGAGAAGATCATCCACTTGTTATTCCTATACCAGCATATCGACGCGAACAGCTGAGCCCTAAATACGTCTATCCAACCTGTCAACCCCCTCCCTCCTATACGTGAGAGTTATGAAAACGTCTTCGAGAGAAGGCTCCTCGAGTTCAACCCGGTTAACCCGGACGCCTAGGCTTGATAGCAACTTAACTACTTCAGATAAGTGAAGCTCCTCCTCGCCGATTCTTGAAACTACTCGAACCCTGAGCCTACCCTGCTCGTCCAACCTAAGGCTCATCTCCCCTGTAATGGTCTCCATAAGCTTGGTCTCCAGAAGCCTTAGCTCTATCGAAGGGCTAGACGCGGTTATGTTTATGACAACCCTTCTTGCAACCATCTTCTTAAGCTCTTGCACCGTACCTAGGGCTATTATCCGTCCCTCATCGATTATCGCAACCCTGTCGCATATAGCCTCGGCCTCGAACATGTTATGCGTGGTTAAAAGTATGGCCTTTCCATCCTCCTTCGCAAACTTGAGGAGCAACTCCCGTATATATCTGGCCGATGGAGGATCCAGCCCCAAGGTCGGCTCGTCGAGTATGAGAATCGGAGGGTCTGTGAGCAAGGCTCGAGCGAGGGATAACCTAGCCCGCATACCGAGCGAATATTCCTCATAGAACTTGTCTGAGGCTTCCAGCTTATTAAGGCCGAGCATTTTCATAAGCTCGTCGACGCGTCTCCTAAGCTGCAGACCTTTAAGACCTCTAAGCATGCCGAAATAGCTGAGGTTTTCACGCCCCGTAAGCTTCCAGAAGAACCCCTTCTCGACCGTTAAGGTCACGCCTATATGTCTCCTGACCATGCTAGGCGACTTGACTACGTCGAAGCCTGCTACCTTGGCCTTACCTTCATCAGGTATCAGTAGGGTGGAGAGTATTTTCACAGTGGTTGTCTTACCCGCCCCGTTAGGGCCTAGAAGCCCGAAGACCTCACCGTAGTCTACGTCGAAAGATATCCCTTTAAGCGCCTCCACGACGATCTTCTCACGTCTAAACAACCCCTTTCGCAAGAAAGATGTATAGCGTTTGACCAGCCGTTCTACCTCGATAGCCTTAGTCATCAGCTAAACACTCTACTATAGAAAGGTGATTGATATGAGGATAAGTGTTTTACGATGCAATCGTAGATAGAAGCATCGATAACGATGCTCTACCGTCTGAGATATTCGGATGCCAGCTTCTTCGAAAAGCGCTTCGACAAGGCGATTATAGTTAAAACAGGAGGCATACCGGGACTTACCGGAAGAATGCCGCCGTCGCTTACGAATAGACGACTGACTTCTGTCTCGTGGTCTATATTCACAACTCTCCCTATTCCAGCGTTTCCTATATCGGCATATATCTCCGAGAAACCTGAGGGAGCACTAACACGCATCCTCTTGACCTCGCCGTCCGAGTGAAGAACCCTCTCGACGATCGTCTCTGTTAAAAGCTTTGCACCGGTCTCACATACCTCCTCTGGGGAAGCTCGAGCATGGGCTTCACTTCATACAGAAGTTCTCTAGCGGCTTTCATCCTTTCATCAGATAGACGCTAGTGAGCTTAATATTACCTCAGGTATTTATCATGGAAAAATATAGGAGGGAGGAGTCGGCTAGGCTCCACCTGTAAAGAATGAAAATCCTATACCCATACGTCAACCTAAATTCTTTTTCGCTTTAGCTAATTAGCATGATGATCGTTGGTGCTCAGGATTTGTGAAGTTGTTTACTTCAGACATATTATGCACTTAAGTCCAGAGGTCTATCGAAAGCTCTTGAAGAGAGGAAAGATTAATTATATATATAATGTACTTCTGAATGAGGTGCTTTCATTATGAGGGTCGTTAAATTGGGTGTCGTTGGTGCAGGTGGTATGGGTTTAAACTTCGCTCTCAGGTGTACAAAGTTTAATGAGGCAAGAGTTATCGCTATCGCGGATGTCCCTGAGGTTTGTAAGGCGTATAAGGCTTTAGCTGAAGGTAAGGTGGATGACTTTTTAAACTATAGGCCGCATCTACGTAGATGGGTTGCAGAACCTAGAATAGCTAAAGCTTTAGAGATTTTAGGGAAACAGCTGGATCCTTCAAAGATATACTTCGACTACCATGAGTTAGCTGACGACCCCGATGTTGAAGGCGTCTACGTAGCAACTCCGAATATATATCATGCACCTGTATCTATCGCGATGCTGAACGCTGGTAAACACGTGCTATGTGAAAAGCCGATGGCTACATGCGTCGCTGAATGTGAGAAGATGGTTAAAGCTGCTAAAAATTCTGGTAAAATCCTTCAAATAGGCTTTCAAAATAGGTTTAGTGAAGACGCCCAATTTGTTAGAAGCCTCATCTCATCAGGCCTACTTGGCAGAATATATAAGACCAAAAGCTACGGTATTCATGTTAACTCTGGGCCAGGCGGTTGGTTCACGAAGAAGCGTCTAGCTGGAGGCGGGGCTTTAATAGATATGGGGGTTCATGCTATCGATATGACGCGGTTCCTTCTAGGTGAACCTAAGGCTGAGAGGGTTTACGCTAAGGTTGAAACGAGGTTTGGAAACTATGATGTTGACGACTTCGCTGTTGTGATGATAGAATTTGAAA from Candidatus Bathyarchaeota archaeon includes these protein-coding regions:
- a CDS encoding phosphoribosyltransferase, translated to MPLSPGLGRWFRLVVYEAPSWDQIYEMCLDLASTIRASGFKPDIIIGIARGGWIPARLLSDLLDNPNVANIKVEFYVDIQKTRDEPVITQDVQVSVEGKRVLVVDDVADTGKSLTLVKKHLIELGASDVKIACLYYKPWSILKPDFYVRETEAWIIFPHEIKEAATKIWAKVKGRGGRLDDVEKILVEAGVKPAIARKIVKEFIGYDNPS
- a CDS encoding ABC transporter permease, translated to MSFYRLKAILWLHLLRLWRYRVSLINSALSTTLWILLFLLGALMFTPSRTIAETIPAVFWGIVMWNIISNIVNLISGWTRFYLSQGFVEEHMLADTSPFLVLLCRPITGLSMSLLAVAFTYFIIEALSPIPIAVAVEPIVLTLGILFLIAMSTSIGLILAALSFRIGVPGMFVEILNFTLLIVGGLTAPISNLPDYLRSIAVFIPFSYPAELIRLGTVGLKSWLPLDALISISSTLCLAISLLAFIVMKWMEDYVKKNGLRAIGRM
- a CDS encoding ABC transporter permease, which codes for MTGWIDVFRAQLFASICWYRNNKWMIFSSFVWPYLMVGFLVGLGSLSGSIENYAERIGVSDPMFFLLSSTVIAMSSLLIVFSVTRFALENRWLGTLPYILLSPVRTSVILIASGLPDAIITPTITVMSIAPAALYLEGLAGGLKVLAVLAIVLFGMMPLVGFSVLIGSILLFLKEESNIAEVIAPLVLLVSGIYYPLEILPEVLRLIGLALPTTYVVEVAKFISTYLTPEAHLLLTPVYILTALTFGYNLMASLVADKVEKAVKRKGVI
- a CDS encoding ABC transporter ATP-binding protein, with translation MTKAIEVERLVKRYTSFLRKGLFRREKIVVEALKGISFDVDYGEVFGLLGPNGAGKTTTVKILSTLLIPDEGKAKVAGFDVVKSPSMVRRHIGVTLTVEKGFFWKLTGRENLSYFGMLRGLKGLQLRRRVDELMKMLGLNKLEASDKFYEEYSLGMRARLSLARALLTDPPILILDEPTLGLDPPSARYIRELLLKFAKEDGKAILLTTHNMFEAEAICDRVAIIDEGRIIALGTVQELKKMVARRVVINITASSPSIELRLLETKLMETITGEMSLRLDEQGRLRVRVVSRIGEEELHLSEVVKLLSSLGVRVNRVELEEPSLEDVFITLTYRREGVDRLDRRI
- a CDS encoding Gfo/Idh/MocA family oxidoreductase, yielding MRVVKLGVVGAGGMGLNFALRCTKFNEARVIAIADVPEVCKAYKALAEGKVDDFLNYRPHLRRWVAEPRIAKALEILGKQLDPSKIYFDYHELADDPDVEGVYVATPNIYHAPVSIAMLNAGKHVLCEKPMATCVAECEKMVKAAKNSGKILQIGFQNRFSEDAQFVRSLISSGLLGRIYKTKSYGIHVNSGPGGWFTKKRLAGGGALIDMGVHAIDMTRFLLGEPKAERVYAKVETRFGNYDVDDFAVVMIEFENGCTSIVEAGWWNTYSDGPEAATQVFGEKGYARIYPVEVRIRLGGKWGVYKPSLPDSDPYEREIKHFIECIILNKPTEVPGEAGLEAQRIIDAAYKSSKLGVAVKV